In a single window of the Caproicibacterium sp. BJN0003 genome:
- a CDS encoding ABC transporter ATP-binding protein, translated as MEKELLQVKDLQMVFENKKRSFTAVDNLSFSIQRGKTLGIVGESGSGKTMASLSVMGLLPNQGRISAGEIIFEGKDLRKCSEAEMNKIRGSEMSMIFQDSMMSLDQVYTVGYQISEAILAHEKVSRQEAKNRALSLIGAVGIPHPDRVYDSYPFELSGGMCQRIMIAIALSCNPKLLFADEPTTALDVTVQAQILDLLKDMQKKYQMGIVLITHDLGVVSEIADNVIVLYAGQSMEIGSTEVIMHNPSHPYTSGLMKAIPKVGEKKDMLYSIDGMVPDIRHMPKGCRFCTRCPLADDRCREEQPQMREIEPGHFARCHKAVPQAKGGC; from the coding sequence TTGGAGAAAGAATTATTGCAGGTAAAGGACTTGCAGATGGTATTTGAAAATAAAAAAAGATCCTTTACAGCAGTAGATAATCTGAGCTTTTCTATACAACGCGGTAAAACGCTTGGAATTGTAGGAGAAAGCGGCAGTGGAAAAACGATGGCTTCCCTTTCTGTAATGGGATTGTTGCCTAACCAGGGAAGAATCAGCGCAGGAGAGATCATTTTTGAGGGAAAAGATCTCAGAAAATGCTCAGAAGCCGAAATGAATAAAATTCGCGGTTCTGAAATGTCTATGATTTTTCAGGATTCCATGATGAGTCTTGACCAGGTATATACAGTGGGATACCAAATTTCTGAAGCAATTTTGGCACACGAAAAAGTGAGTCGGCAAGAAGCGAAAAATAGAGCTCTGTCATTGATTGGAGCGGTCGGAATTCCACACCCGGATCGAGTTTATGATTCTTATCCGTTTGAACTTTCCGGAGGAATGTGCCAGCGGATTATGATCGCGATTGCACTCAGCTGTAATCCAAAACTTCTTTTTGCGGATGAACCTACTACGGCTCTTGACGTTACCGTGCAGGCGCAGATTTTGGATTTGCTCAAAGATATGCAAAAAAAATATCAGATGGGGATTGTGCTGATTACACATGATTTAGGCGTTGTTTCAGAAATTGCAGATAACGTGATTGTGCTTTATGCCGGTCAATCCATGGAGATCGGTTCTACAGAGGTCATCATGCATAACCCCAGTCACCCTTATACTTCCGGCCTTATGAAGGCAATCCCAAAGGTCGGGGAAAAGAAGGATATGCTTTACAGTATCGACGGAATGGTACCGGATATTCGACATATGCCAAAAGGCTGCCGTTTTTGTACCAGATGCCCATTGGCAGATGATCGGTGCAGAGAGGAACAGCCTCAAATGCGGGAAATCGAACCCGGACATTTTGCGCGGTGCCATAAAGCGGTTCCGCAGGCGAAAGGTGGGTGTTAA